Below is a window of Synechococcus sp. PCC 7335 DNA.
TTGGTCGTTGGCGCTCGCTAGCTCAGCAGTTCGTTCAGCAACTTTATCTTCTAGCGTATCTAGAAAAGTTTTGAGCTGTCTGGCCATACTGTTGAATGAATAGGCCAGCTCTCCGACTTCATCAGCAGAAGTTTCGGGGGCTTTCGCGTTTAAATCGCCCCCTTGAATCCGATTGGTTACTTCTGTTAGTCGTTTAATCGGATCGGCAATCTGCTTTTGCAGCAGCCGCACCATGAAGATGCCTACGCCTAGTGCCAGGAATCCGCCTAGAAATGTCTGCCATTGGGCTAAGCTAAGGCTACGGCTACCCGCTTGCAGTTCGCTAGCGAGCACATTTTGCTGATCGGCGACGATGCTGCCTAGCTGTTCTAACATGACCTCTGCGATTGGCTCTGCCTCATCTTGAAATAGCTGTAGATCCTGGCGGTAGCTGTCGCTCTCCACAATCTCAAACATGCGGGTAGGCAGTGCAAACAGAGTTTCTCTTTGTTGAACAATCTCACCTAGACTTTCTAACTGAGCCGCGCTCAGTGCGCTCTGGTTAGCGGTGAGCTGCTGTAGGGCCAGCTGATTTTCTTTGGCAGTCGTGTTGTAGTCGAAGCGAAAGGTGGGCGATCGCGTCACTAGATAGCTCTGCAGCGCCGATATCGACAGCGAAAACGTACTTTGAAAGTCCGCCATGTCTCGCAGCAAAATGGTATTGGTACGAGACGGCGATCGCCCCTCTTGCTCATCCACCATGCGGGTAATTTCGCGTTGAATGATGATAATGCTTCTTTGCCCTTCGGTGTCGAGTAGCTTTAGAGCTGGCTGATTGTCTAACAGGTTATCTCTTAGCGCGATTAGCCGATCGGGTAGTTCTAGCCAGCGGCTGTAGTTCTCCTCTAGCGCAGCGAGCTGATCTAGTGAGCCTTGAGAGGTTTTAGAAGCCGTGCGATCGCCAAACAGCCGATCAAGCTGAGAAATATCCGCCTCAAACTGATGCCGAGTCTCCTGATAGCGATAGCGATACTTTGGTTCGCCCGTGGCTAGATACGCCCGCATGTTTGAGAGCATCTTCAGTAAATTCTCCTGAGCACTCGCCGAAGCAACCACTGTAGGTACCCGCAGCTGCTGCGTTCTTTGGATACTAGTTGACGCGACCTGACCCGCGATAAAGCTGAGGATCACAACCAATAGGGTAATTGCCACTAGCGAACCAAATCCTAGGGTCAACTTACGACGAATTCTGAGGTTTCGTAGAGAAGTCTCGAACCGAGAAAGTTTGAGATATTTCCTGAGTGAGGAAGAATTGGTATTCATAAGAAAGGCACTCACTACACGAAAACTATAGGCTCGCAGATTGACTTTGCAGCGAAAACTGTTCAAAACTCAGCTCATTTATCTGGTTCCATTGAAAAATTTGACGGCGAAACTGTCGCCACTGATCGTAGAGCGCCTTGAACGTAGGATCCGTACGGGCACTCTCTTCTAGCAGCTCAAAGGTTGTCCTCTGGGCGGCTTCCATGATCTCTATACTGTAGGGCTTTAGTTTCACCCCTCGATCAACCAGTCGCTGTAGCGCTTCGCCGCTCGCTGCGTCAAAATCTGCCAGCGTGGTGAGATTGGCCGCTGCTGCTGCCGAGCGTAAGATGCTCTGATAGGCTTTGGGTAGCTGCTGCCACTGCGCCTGATTGATCACTAGTTTGTAGGTTGACCCAGGCTCCCACCAGCCTGGGTAATAGCAGTACTGCGCGACTTCATATAGCTTTAGCTGCTCGTCAGTTTGAGGACTTTGCCACTCGGCCGCATCTACTGTGCCCGCTTCTAGGGCTGCGTAAATCTGATCGCCTGCTAGCGCCACTGTCTCTACGCCTAACCGCTGCATTACCTTTGCCCCAAAGCCAGTTATCCGCATCTTGAGGCCTGCTAGATCAGCGACTGTTTCTACCTCTTTATTCGTCCAGCTACCCATCTGGATACCCGCGCTGCCCGCCGGAAAGACGACAACATCGAAGGGATCATGTAGCTTGGTCATCGCTGCCTCGCCGCCACCGTAATAGAACCAGGCGTACTGTTGATAGGGCGTCAGCCCAAAAGGAACAGTAGTGCCAAAGACGAGGGCCGGATTTTTGTCTATGTAGTACAAGCTGCTGGTGTGGCCACACTCCACTTCACCAGAGCGTACCGCTTCAAAGACTTCTAGGGCGGGGGCGATCGCTCCAGAAGCATAAGGGGTAATGATGAACTGGCCATCGGTC
It encodes the following:
- a CDS encoding SpoIIE family protein phosphatase; amino-acid sequence: MNTNSSSLRKYLKLSRFETSLRNLRIRRKLTLGFGSLVAITLLVVILSFIAGQVASTSIQRTQQLRVPTVVASASAQENLLKMLSNMRAYLATGEPKYRYRYQETRHQFEADISQLDRLFGDRTASKTSQGSLDQLAALEENYSRWLELPDRLIALRDNLLDNQPALKLLDTEGQRSIIIIQREITRMVDEQEGRSPSRTNTILLRDMADFQSTFSLSISALQSYLVTRSPTFRFDYNTTAKENQLALQQLTANQSALSAAQLESLGEIVQQRETLFALPTRMFEIVESDSYRQDLQLFQDEAEPIAEVMLEQLGSIVADQQNVLASELQAGSRSLSLAQWQTFLGGFLALGVGIFMVRLLQKQIADPIKRLTEVTNRIQGGDLNAKAPETSADEVGELAYSFNSMARQLKTFLDTLEDKVAERTAELASANDQITALNDKLKAENLRMGAELDVAKQIQQMILPKAEELDQVEGLDISGFMEPADEVGGDYYDVLQTDDIVTLGIGDVTGHGLESGLLMLMTQTAVRTLQEIRELDPVKFLDTLNRTLYHNVQRMNSDRNLTLAILNYVEGKVSISGQHEETLIVRADGSIERIDTMDLGLPIGLDDDIVDFIDHITVELAPGDGVILYTDGIPEAYNMAKKQYGMDRLCEVITQNWQGSAAAVRQAIVGDVRSFIGEQKVFDDITLLVLKQR
- a CDS encoding TRAP transporter substrate-binding protein, which gives rise to MRRRKLIKKAALGAVGSATAGSVVQTQTANQTADRTANQTADQTTSPNSTAKIAATQPAIEWRMATSWPEGQGITFRSAVDFCDRVAAMTDGQFIITPYASGAIAPALEVFEAVRSGEVECGHTSSLYYIDKNPALVFGTTVPFGLTPYQQYAWFYYGGGEAAMTKLHDPFDVVVFPAGSAGIQMGSWTNKEVETVADLAGLKMRITGFGAKVMQRLGVETVALAGDQIYAALEAGTVDAAEWQSPQTDEQLKLYEVAQYCYYPGWWEPGSTYKLVINQAQWQQLPKAYQSILRSAAAAANLTTLADFDAASGEALQRLVDRGVKLKPYSIEIMEAAQRTTFELLEESARTDPTFKALYDQWRQFRRQIFQWNQINELSFEQFSLQSQSASL